TTACTGCATCATTTAGCAATGTAATAAATGCCGCCAATACTAATGCAGCTCAGTATCTTTCCGGGAATACTCAGCTTGCTTATTTCATCGGGATTCACAGCTATCCTGGTAACTACTACTGGCGCGGCCCTGTATATTACAAAAACGCTTACTGGACAAAATGGAGATACATTGGCTATGGTTGCCAGAAAAGCTGCCTAATAGACCGATGGAGTGGCCGAGTGATTCGCTGTGCCAAACGTTGTTTTTAATTATCTATTGTTTAAACAACTTGGTGTAAATACCTCTTCCCAATAGCTGGAGGGAGTTTTTCCACGTCTATTCCAAAAATGAGGAAGCAGTTTATTTTTATACAAACATGAAGAACTCGGAGTTTTCTCCGTTGTTGTCTCTAGAGGATTGGGTAGTTTGACTGTGGCAATAGACTGCTTATTGAATCTGTGCTGGATAATATTATAGGTTTTTTCAAGATAGTCTGGTATCGTTCTTGTTGTTTTTTGCTCTTTGGCTATCAATCCTACCAATTTAGCACGTTGCTCAAGCTGGTCTCGCACATTAATTTGTATTTGTTTTAATTGTTTTCCAACACAGCCAACCTCTTCCAGCAGCTGTATCAGATGTCCTCTACGTTCCATCATTTTTTTCGGTATTTGTTGCTTGTTTTTCAAAAACTCATAAATGATATCAATCACTTCTGGAGTGACCTCTCTTCTTAAATGATTAAGTTTTTTATTCAGATGTTTTAATTGTTTTTTTAAAAGAACCTCTTTGTCTTTCAAAGATTCAAGTGATTCATCCAAAGCTCCAATGGCATGGTAGGTAAAAAATAAAGGAGTAAAATCACTGTCACTTTGGTGTGTGCTCATAAAATGCCGTAAGGCACTATGATTTCCTGTTGGTGAACTTAGTTGACATAGCTGATTATAATTATTTCTTACACTTGCAGGCAAACCATCGATTAACTGCTTGTCTGCAATTAATTGCAAATTAACAAATACCAAGACAAAGCCTTCATAACAATGACGCCTTAATAGTAAATCCGATATATTTACCCAGCGCCTGAAAGCATTTAATCGAGAATCGGGACAAGATTTATGCTGTTGAATGTCATTTTTAAGAAAAAATTCCAGTTGCTGTCTTAACTTAAAATAACTTTGTTGCCTCAAATTTGATTTTTCTTTTCTTTCAAATCCTGAAATATCGCTAAAATCATCCAAAGTAAACTGCCTCAATTGCTCTCTTAATTTAGTATCAATCAATAATGCATAATCTGAGGCAATTTTGGACTCTATAAAGCTGTAAGTTAATTGATTTTTCCTGCTGTGCGCTATTGATTTTTGAAATTTTCTATCAGCAATCAACTTGTCAAATCGTTCTGAGGCCAAAGGTTTTTGCCAAAAAAGCTTATTGTCCTTTGTCGTCAGGCAGTAACGAAAATAATTATGGGACACTGTCGTAAACTCCTTTCCAACAATTGATTTGTTAAACTAAGCAAAGTAGTCAACCAATCCTTTGGGTAGATGCTTAGTTAATGAGATGATTTTATTTTTATCTTCAGCTGATTGAACAAGATCTATATCAACATTATGATTTTTCTGAGAATATTGGCGGGAATTTGTGTCAGTTCCAATATGCACTTCAGATAAATTTATGCCTTGTTGAGCCATCATCTCTCTTAATCTGGGAAGCGCTTGATCAACAATTTCTTTTACATAAACACTGTGAGTAGATATGTTAACAGATGCGTTATCCTTTACAACGTTTACATTAATTTCCAAAGGCCCTAATTCCTCAGGATGAATTTTAATCAAGGCACTTTTTACTTCCTGATGACCAAGCCAAACAATATGTTCGGATAATTGATTTGACCACTGCGAGTGATTTACATGAATTGGAATTGTAAAATTTTTAGGCGCGTAATTATTGGAAGCCACTGGGGGGTGAATATCTGAACCAGCTTTGGGGGGCATTTGATAGGAATTACCAGGTATTTCAGAACCCACTTTACCTACCTCTATTCCCGATCTTATTACCTCAGATCCAGGTTCGAGATTCATTTTAATCTCTTCTAATGTTGGGAAAGCATCCCCCTCTTTAACTAATTGATGATTTTTCAACAAATCACTCTGCAATTGATTTGTTGCCTCCTTTTGATAAGAGTTAATATTATTCTCTTGATTACCTGCTTTTGGAAAATCCAGTTTCAGTTTGCCAGATTCAATGGATGCTATTTCTGAGTCCCAAATTTTGTAAGTTTCATTTGTCTGGCTTTCAGGTTTAATTATTGGTGGTTGGAAATTTTCAGAATTAATCCATGTCAGAGCCACATTTTTCTCTATTGTCGAT
Above is a genomic segment from Legionella pneumophila subsp. pascullei containing:
- a CDS encoding flagellar hook-length control protein FliK, which produces MLDLKNLILNSSIFPDTSSTVQNDLKSEQLIDIHEDSDSDGDLLTPESFILLMAEILSTNSTDTTYEYEHQNSEGNKVLPNLQFNEIKVDEHIQEHNEQLKSSDNQLCFSTELPDVNEITGNQYTGQFESTIEKNVALTWINSENFQPPIIKPESQTNETYKIWDSEIASIESGKLKLDFPKAGNQENNINSYQKEATNQLQSDLLKNHQLVKEGDAFPTLEEIKMNLEPGSEVIRSGIEVGKVGSEIPGNSYQMPPKAGSDIHPPVASNNYAPKNFTIPIHVNHSQWSNQLSEHIVWLGHQEVKSALIKIHPEELGPLEINVNVVKDNASVNISTHSVYVKEIVDQALPRLREMMAQQGINLSEVHIGTDTNSRQYSQKNHNVDIDLVQSAEDKNKIISLTKHLPKGLVDYFA